A single genomic interval of Microbulbifer variabilis harbors:
- a CDS encoding universal stress protein — translation MAKYERILVGLDLSEESSQVLEKAASLAEAFNAEISLMHAIEPLTFAYGGDIPMDLSEVQDQLQRQAKEQLHKAALPLNIPAERQHVILGQPSTEIHRLAKDLEVDLIVIGSHGRHGLALLLGSTSNGVLHGAKCDVLAVRVYVDEE, via the coding sequence ATGGCGAAATATGAACGAATATTGGTGGGCCTGGACCTCTCGGAAGAATCCTCACAAGTGCTGGAAAAAGCGGCCTCTCTCGCTGAAGCTTTCAATGCCGAAATCAGCTTGATGCATGCCATTGAGCCGCTGACATTTGCCTACGGTGGGGATATCCCCATGGATTTATCAGAGGTACAGGATCAGCTACAGAGACAGGCCAAGGAACAGCTCCACAAAGCCGCTCTACCGCTGAATATCCCCGCTGAACGACAGCATGTAATTTTGGGCCAACCATCCACCGAGATACATCGCCTAGCCAAAGATCTAGAGGTCGATCTTATTGTTATCGGTAGCCATGGACGCCATGGCCTGGCTCTTCTGCTGGGCTCAACCTCTAACGGGGTTCTTCACGGCGCCAAGTGCGATGTTTTAGCTGTCAGGGTATATGTGGACGAAGAATAA